The Treponema sp. J25 genome window below encodes:
- a CDS encoding DUF6364 family protein encodes MRGKLTLTMDSSVVTEAKKLAYQKEASLSRIVEDYLRTIVHLHGGYPGVTSITAPITEGLVGMFPDDGKEYREQLEEALSEKFL; translated from the coding sequence ATGCGGGGTAAGCTTACGTTAACAATGGATAGTTCGGTTGTTACAGAAGCAAAGAAGCTTGCCTATCAGAAGGAGGCAAGTCTTTCTCGTATTGTGGAAGACTATCTGCGTACCATAGTACATCTTCATGGAGGATATCCAGGGGTAACCTCGATTACGGCTCCCATAACCGAGGGGCTTGTTGGTATGTTTCCTGATGATGGCAAAGAGTATAGAGAACAATTAGAAGAAGCCTTATCTGAGAAATTTTTATGA
- a CDS encoding ABC transporter substrate-binding protein → MKKEKCGYHQKVVRFFLYLGLGGIILLLVGCGLRTVKIGFIGGLSGYYADLGIAGRNGLRLALEEANKNKEMAGVVFQLIAEDDRQDPEEARRTYKRLVASHVVAIVGPMTSSMAMAIVPEANGGTIPLISPTVSTPDLSGKDDMFLRVVAPSTQEAQALASLAVEEGYHRALVVFDASNEAFSGTIVRNFIRTYEEGCKEKNESARVESLRYVPREEKSHQSIVEAARQHRPEVILLITTSIDTALLAQHLRRAGLAVPLLGTGWGMSQALIENGGAAVEGMRFCVPFNPLATNPEWLTFKERYLETYGVSPDFAASQGYLAGRILVEALKRGSARHIKENILQIKEFQGPQGKISFDPYGDPVTELHILEVRNGQFVTSKR, encoded by the coding sequence ATGAAAAAAGAAAAGTGCGGGTACCATCAAAAAGTCGTTCGTTTTTTTCTGTACCTGGGATTGGGGGGTATCATACTCCTTTTGGTTGGTTGTGGGCTCCGAACGGTAAAGATTGGCTTTATCGGGGGCCTTTCGGGGTATTATGCGGACCTGGGTATTGCAGGCCGCAATGGGCTTCGGCTTGCCCTGGAGGAGGCAAACAAGAACAAAGAAATGGCCGGTGTTGTTTTTCAACTTATCGCAGAGGATGACAGGCAGGATCCAGAAGAAGCCCGTCGGACCTATAAGAGGCTGGTAGCCTCCCATGTGGTGGCTATTGTGGGGCCCATGACGAGCAGTATGGCCATGGCTATTGTGCCCGAGGCAAATGGGGGGACAATTCCTCTGATAAGTCCCACCGTGAGCACCCCTGACCTGAGCGGTAAAGATGATATGTTCTTGCGGGTGGTGGCCCCCAGTACCCAGGAGGCCCAGGCCCTTGCCTCTCTTGCGGTAGAGGAGGGCTACCACCGGGCCCTTGTGGTGTTTGATGCTTCGAATGAGGCCTTTTCAGGTACCATAGTCCGTAATTTTATAAGAACCTATGAAGAAGGATGTAAAGAAAAGAACGAATCTGCCCGGGTGGAGTCGCTCCGATATGTCCCAAGGGAAGAAAAGTCCCATCAATCGATAGTGGAAGCGGCCCGGCAGCATCGACCAGAGGTAATCCTTCTCATAACTACCAGTATTGATACAGCCCTCCTGGCCCAGCACCTGCGAAGGGCTGGCCTGGCCGTGCCTTTGTTGGGAACCGGGTGGGGGATGAGCCAGGCCCTTATCGAAAATGGTGGAGCCGCCGTCGAAGGAATGCGCTTTTGTGTCCCCTTTAATCCGCTTGCGACAAATCCGGAATGGCTTACTTTTAAAGAACGCTATCTAGAAACATATGGAGTTTCGCCGGATTTTGCCGCTTCTCAAGGGTACCTGGCGGGGCGGATCCTGGTGGAGGCCCTGAAACGGGGAAGTGCCCGTCACATAAAAGAAAATATTCTACAGATAAAAGAATTTCAGGGACCCCAGGGAAAAATTTCCTTTGATCCCTATGGGGACCCGGTGACGGAATTGCATATTCTGGAAGTACGGAATGGACAATTTGTCACTTCTAAAAGATAA
- a CDS encoding PIN domain-containing protein, translated as MTNLYYVLRKAGGDRKARKFISEIIKYLTVISVEQADVVDALASSFNDFEDALQYFAAVRNQCDGIVTRNTSDYVEAKLPVYSPIEFIALYKDLW; from the coding sequence ATTACCAATCTTTATTATGTATTAAGAAAGGCCGGTGGCGATAGAAAGGCAAGGAAGTTTATATCGGAAATCATAAAGTATCTTACCGTTATTTCTGTTGAACAGGCGGATGTCGTCGATGCTTTAGCCTCTAGTTTTAATGACTTTGAAGATGCCCTTCAATATTTTGCGGCGGTACGAAACCAATGCGACGGTATTGTAACAAGAAACACCAGTGACTATGTAGAAGCTAAATTGCCCGTGTATTCACCGATAGAATTTATCGCCCTCTATAAGGATCTATGGTAA
- a CDS encoding DUF2442 domain-containing protein — protein sequence MIQVIQVLPQDNYDVVIYFNNGVIKKYNVGHLVGKGVFKVLEDKKFYRENCTVLNHTLAWTLDGSYDPEHCIDLDPLVLYQEGVVIQDPLEVRA from the coding sequence ATGATACAGGTGATTCAGGTGCTTCCTCAGGATAATTATGATGTGGTTATATACTTTAATAATGGGGTTATAAAAAAATATAATGTGGGTCATCTGGTAGGGAAAGGGGTTTTTAAAGTTTTGGAGGACAAGAAATTTTATCGAGAAAATTGTACTGTTTTGAATCATACCCTTGCGTGGACCCTGGATGGTTCATATGACCCGGAACATTGTATCGATCTGGACCCGCTTGTGTTGTATCAAGAGGGGGTGGTGATTCAGGACCCCCTGGAAGTACGGGCATAA
- a CDS encoding DUF4160 domain-containing protein, with protein sequence MRKMPLISEFYGIKIYMYWNDHVPPHFHAEYNGFHIMVHILEGSVLKGVFPLKQLQLVEKWVTLHRGELLNNWNRAKENREILHILPLE encoded by the coding sequence ATGCGAAAAATGCCCCTTATAAGTGAATTTTATGGTATCAAGATTTATATGTATTGGAATGACCATGTCCCGCCTCATTTTCATGCGGAGTATAATGGATTCCATATTATGGTTCATATTCTGGAGGGAAGTGTATTAAAAGGGGTTTTCCCATTAAAACAACTTCAGCTGGTGGAAAAATGGGTAACGTTGCATAGGGGAGAACTACTTAATAACTGGAATCGGGCAAAAGAAAACAGGGAGATCCTTCATATTTTACCTTTAGAATAG